Proteins encoded together in one Chitinophaga varians window:
- a CDS encoding RagB/SusD family nutrient uptake outer membrane protein produces the protein MKNLLHITGLLVTLVLLPSCKKWVDYDAHEDFLVTEKDYLQSANDYNTMVISVYSPLQWLNQTVPIGDIASDNAVTGGENASDVLGLQQIDDYTYTPANDYLTEIWKSAYEGINRANYLTQYKDKNISGNSINFAGKDALYGEIYFLRAYYYFTLVKFFGDVPLFFERRLNLSDSRKLQRAPKADVYAQIEKDLNAAIAVLPNTNPQAGRVTKYAAQALLGKVLVYENKFDAAAAILENVANGPFTLVPNFADIFVQSGENGAESIFEIQYSNLFPYWNWGAATRGQGNYAVQQCGIRGLTGSSPYAPGWSTNLPTQELAKAYAAGDQRKEVTVLDIEAYKTAHPEFTITYQTAPYKNTGLYNQKYLPRKGETSGQTELNYLNNYRTIRYAEVLLLAAEANNRAATPNDAKARDYLNKVRRRAFRDNLHDVTASGTALRQAIWDERRLELAMEGDRFFDLVRTGRAATVITGFKAGKNELFPIPQREIEISQLQQNPGY, from the coding sequence ATGAAGAACTTACTGCATATAACCGGACTGCTCGTTACCCTGGTGTTGCTCCCTTCCTGCAAGAAGTGGGTGGACTATGACGCGCATGAAGATTTCCTCGTTACAGAAAAAGACTACCTCCAGTCAGCCAATGATTACAACACGATGGTGATAAGCGTATACTCGCCGTTGCAATGGCTCAACCAAACCGTTCCCATTGGCGATATCGCCTCCGACAACGCCGTTACCGGCGGAGAAAACGCCTCCGACGTGCTGGGCCTGCAACAGATCGATGACTATACCTATACGCCGGCCAACGACTATCTCACCGAGATCTGGAAGTCGGCCTATGAAGGTATCAACCGCGCTAATTATCTCACCCAGTACAAAGACAAAAACATCTCCGGCAACAGCATCAATTTCGCTGGTAAAGACGCGCTCTACGGAGAAATATATTTTCTTCGCGCATATTACTATTTCACGCTCGTGAAATTTTTTGGAGATGTGCCCCTGTTTTTTGAAAGACGGTTAAACCTGTCCGATTCCAGGAAGCTGCAAAGAGCGCCTAAAGCCGATGTGTACGCGCAAATAGAAAAAGACCTCAACGCTGCCATTGCGGTGCTGCCGAACACCAACCCGCAGGCAGGACGCGTCACCAAATACGCCGCACAGGCATTGCTGGGCAAAGTGCTGGTTTACGAAAACAAGTTCGACGCCGCAGCTGCCATACTGGAAAACGTGGCCAACGGTCCCTTTACACTGGTGCCCAATTTCGCCGACATCTTCGTACAATCCGGCGAAAACGGCGCTGAGTCAATATTTGAAATCCAGTACTCCAACCTGTTCCCTTACTGGAACTGGGGTGCCGCCACCCGCGGCCAGGGCAACTATGCTGTGCAGCAATGCGGTATCCGCGGTCTTACAGGTTCCAGTCCATATGCGCCGGGATGGAGCACCAACCTGCCTACACAGGAACTGGCCAAAGCCTATGCTGCCGGCGATCAGCGGAAAGAGGTGACCGTGCTGGACATAGAAGCCTACAAAACAGCGCACCCGGAATTTACGATCACTTACCAGACAGCACCCTACAAAAACACCGGTCTGTATAACCAGAAATACCTGCCGCGTAAAGGAGAAACTTCCGGTCAGACAGAACTCAACTACCTGAACAACTATCGCACCATCCGTTATGCAGAAGTGCTGCTGCTGGCCGCAGAGGCCAACAACCGTGCTGCTACGCCCAACGATGCCAAAGCCCGCGATTATCTCAACAAGGTACGCCGCCGCGCTTTCCGCGATAACCTGCATGACGTTACCGCTTCCGGAACAGCGCTCAGACAGGCGATATGGGATGAACGCCGGCTGGAACTGGCCATGGAAGGCGACCGTTTCTTTGACCTGGTCCGCACCGGCCGCGCAGCTACTGTCATTACCGGTTTCAAAGCAGGTAAAAATGAGTTGTTCCCTATTCCCCAACGGGAAATAGAGATATCCCAACTGCAACAGAATCCGGGTTATTAA
- a CDS encoding SusC/RagA family TonB-linked outer membrane protein, which produces MKKFLPCMLMPVLLFFANMSWAQNIPVTGKVTDEKGEAIPGASVVSRNSKTAVAANADGTFRINVLAGEKILHVSAVGFIQQEVTITAAPLHIRLQTSPGDLNEVLVVGYGTQKVTKVSGAVSTVKGNDIVSLRPVRPEEALQGRASGVNVIQSGSPGSKPTVLIRGIPSYTGTDPLVIIDGAMQSLDDLNALNAADIESINVLKDAATTAIYGVKGGNGVIVVTTRGGKKNQKPDLTINANYGVQEVLKTIPVLNAAEYGAIINEGSVASGGNIIFPDLTKLGAGTNWQKEIFHSAPIMSYNASSRGGSDKMTYFLSAGYLAQDGITGGGSKSNFKRINVTANVSVDITRKLKFILNTSFVNIKSKGIQENSFNSIIGSALNFDPTVPVYNDVPNTYGKYSFSNLLLSEIFNPLTKLENTFNQNNGNKLYGKAELQYEVIKDLKLTGRFGYTNWDNTGKTFTPLAFYGPLNVENTMMADGTPVIIKNGLGGISSSSHNNVSQTKEGNFSFTAEAFANYTFNVKQYHHFDVVAGGAMYKTTANGITATAQDVPFNSWAFADLSAATGNNTAGVIYFRDTVINGVATQVRDPRGDVAPNLNARTNSNYYSFRRNLSYFGRINYDYKDKYLASFTARRDGSYAFGLNNPYANFFSGSAGWVASQEDFFRSDLISFLKIRGSYGTVGNENVKPSPVKIVTGGPNYADGNNNGYTFGNTFLPGSTVASYANPSMSWEKQTQFNAGFDVTFYKNKFSVSADYFRKEVKGLLFVSEPSLYLGTAQVPESNIGSTRSSGVELSVGYNENITRDLKLSTNINFTTARNIVTATNEDGTAFIQGGNYFNGVSQNVTRFEKGKAPGYFYGYKTAGLFQTTDEIAKAPRQDGAQPGDIRFVDVNGDGVINDKDKTEIGNPFPKFTLGWNLSLSYKKFDLNVFTYASVGNDVYRAYERNANYTNKFRDVLDRWTGPGSTNDARHPRYSFTDANSNIRASDRYVEDGSFVKIKNIVLGYTLPTSFFQRAGFSQVRLYAQVKNAFTFTKYSGYDPEISGFIMNTGVDRGAYPQARTWSVGVDFKL; this is translated from the coding sequence ATGAAAAAATTTCTTCCATGCATGCTCATGCCTGTACTGTTGTTTTTTGCCAATATGTCATGGGCACAAAACATTCCCGTTACCGGTAAAGTAACAGACGAAAAAGGGGAAGCTATCCCCGGGGCATCAGTGGTGTCCCGCAACAGCAAGACGGCCGTAGCCGCCAATGCCGATGGCACATTCCGCATCAATGTGCTCGCCGGCGAAAAAATCCTGCACGTATCCGCCGTAGGGTTCATTCAACAGGAAGTCACCATCACTGCGGCACCGTTGCACATCAGGTTACAGACATCTCCCGGTGACCTTAACGAGGTACTGGTAGTAGGTTATGGTACCCAGAAAGTGACGAAAGTATCAGGCGCGGTGTCTACTGTAAAAGGCAACGATATTGTGTCCCTTCGCCCGGTAAGACCGGAAGAAGCCCTGCAAGGCCGCGCTTCCGGTGTGAACGTTATCCAGAGCGGCTCCCCCGGCTCCAAACCTACCGTGCTGATAAGAGGCATCCCCTCCTACACCGGCACCGATCCTCTCGTGATCATCGATGGGGCCATGCAGTCGCTCGATGACCTCAACGCACTCAATGCCGCAGACATCGAATCCATCAACGTACTGAAAGACGCGGCCACCACCGCTATCTACGGCGTGAAAGGCGGCAACGGCGTTATTGTGGTCACCACCCGCGGCGGTAAAAAGAACCAGAAGCCCGATCTGACCATCAATGCCAATTACGGCGTACAAGAAGTGCTGAAAACCATCCCGGTATTGAACGCAGCCGAATATGGCGCCATTATCAATGAAGGCAGCGTGGCCTCCGGCGGTAATATCATCTTCCCCGATCTTACCAAATTAGGCGCAGGCACCAACTGGCAGAAAGAAATCTTCCACTCCGCCCCCATCATGAGCTACAATGCCAGTTCCCGCGGCGGCAGTGATAAGATGACCTACTTCCTGTCTGCCGGCTACCTCGCACAGGACGGCATCACCGGCGGCGGCAGCAAATCCAACTTCAAAAGGATCAATGTTACGGCCAACGTTTCAGTAGATATCACCCGCAAGCTGAAATTCATCCTGAATACCAGTTTCGTGAACATCAAAAGCAAAGGGATACAGGAAAACTCTTTCAACTCCATTATCGGCAGCGCGCTCAACTTCGACCCCACTGTGCCTGTATATAATGATGTGCCCAATACCTATGGCAAATACAGCTTCAGCAACCTGCTGCTTTCTGAAATATTCAACCCGCTCACCAAACTGGAGAACACCTTCAACCAAAACAACGGCAACAAGCTGTATGGTAAAGCGGAACTGCAATATGAAGTGATCAAAGACCTGAAACTGACCGGCCGTTTCGGGTACACCAACTGGGACAATACCGGCAAAACCTTCACGCCGCTGGCTTTCTACGGCCCACTCAATGTGGAAAACACCATGATGGCCGATGGTACGCCCGTGATTATCAAAAATGGCCTCGGTGGTATCTCCTCCAGTTCACATAACAATGTTTCGCAGACCAAAGAAGGCAATTTCAGTTTCACCGCTGAAGCATTCGCCAACTATACCTTTAATGTGAAACAATATCACCACTTCGATGTGGTTGCCGGAGGCGCTATGTATAAAACAACGGCCAACGGAATCACAGCCACCGCTCAGGACGTGCCTTTCAACTCCTGGGCCTTTGCCGACCTCAGTGCCGCCACCGGTAACAATACCGCCGGCGTGATCTATTTCCGCGATACCGTGATCAACGGCGTAGCCACACAGGTACGCGACCCGCGCGGCGACGTGGCGCCTAACCTCAACGCACGCACGAACAGCAACTATTACTCTTTCCGTCGTAACCTGTCTTACTTCGGCAGGATCAACTACGATTATAAAGACAAGTACCTGGCCTCCTTTACCGCCAGAAGGGACGGCTCCTATGCGTTCGGCTTAAATAACCCGTATGCTAACTTTTTCTCCGGCTCCGCCGGATGGGTGGCCTCCCAGGAAGACTTCTTCCGGTCAGACCTGATCAGCTTCCTGAAAATCAGGGGCAGCTATGGCACTGTCGGCAACGAGAACGTGAAGCCCTCTCCCGTTAAAATAGTCACCGGTGGGCCCAACTATGCCGATGGTAACAACAACGGCTACACGTTTGGCAACACCTTCCTCCCCGGTTCTACGGTCGCCTCCTATGCCAACCCCAGCATGTCATGGGAAAAACAGACACAGTTCAACGCCGGCTTCGACGTTACCTTCTATAAAAACAAATTCTCTGTGTCAGCAGATTATTTCAGGAAAGAAGTAAAAGGACTGTTGTTCGTATCCGAACCGTCGCTGTACCTGGGCACCGCGCAGGTACCGGAATCCAATATCGGTTCTACCCGCAGCAGCGGCGTGGAACTGTCGGTGGGCTACAATGAAAACATCACCCGTGACCTGAAACTCAGCACCAACATCAACTTCACCACTGCCCGTAATATCGTGACCGCCACCAACGAAGACGGCACCGCCTTCATTCAGGGTGGCAACTACTTCAACGGCGTGTCCCAGAATGTGACCCGTTTTGAAAAAGGTAAAGCGCCCGGCTACTTTTATGGCTACAAAACCGCCGGCCTGTTCCAGACCACCGACGAAATCGCCAAAGCTCCCAGACAGGACGGCGCCCAGCCCGGCGATATCCGCTTCGTGGACGTAAATGGTGACGGCGTTATCAACGACAAAGACAAAACCGAGATAGGCAACCCCTTCCCGAAATTCACCCTCGGATGGAACCTGTCGCTCTCCTATAAAAAGTTTGACCTTAACGTGTTCACCTATGCTTCTGTGGGCAACGACGTATATCGTGCCTATGAAAGGAACGCCAATTACACCAACAAATTCCGCGATGTGCTGGACAGATGGACCGGCCCCGGCAGCACCAACGACGCCCGCCACCCCCGTTACTCCTTCACCGATGCCAACAGTAATATCCGCGCTTCCGACCGCTATGTGGAAGACGGCTCTTTTGTGAAAATTAAAAATATCGTGCTAGGCTACACCCTGCCAACCAGCTTCTTCCAAAGAGCAGGCTTCTCACAGGTACGCCTCTACGCTCAGGTGAAAAACGCCTTCACTTTCACGAAATATTCCGGCTACGATCCTGAAATATCCGGTTTCATCATGAACACCGGTGTAGACCGCGGCGCCTACCCACAAGCCAGGACATGGTCTGTAGGCGTTGATTTCAAACTGTAA
- a CDS encoding PKD domain-containing protein: protein MNKLSYIPLLLLIALGSSCNKDTFDNTDFLKTGTAPSDEAINFKITNDNSGLVTITPNSAGATAYDIYFGDATTDPARVLPGQNTTHIYKEGTYPVKVVASGITGQKTEVTKQLVVTFRAPESLTITANASLHDLTVSAKALYATGGYKVYFGDAANEVPVLIAEGASVTHTYAQAGKYQVKVEALSGGAASTAATKEVTIYNALTLPMTFEQPDINYAWGDFGGSVTSVIPNPYPGGINTSATVGKIIKTKDQTWAGNYIVMSSPMDFTTTKKFKVKVYSWRPGLRVLLQLERNGDNSFMENTEAVTTQANTWEELTFDFSSKITDNSKKLQNILFFLDNGTQGDGSQNYTILFDDIVLTN, encoded by the coding sequence ATGAACAAACTTTCGTATATACCGCTCCTGCTGCTCATTGCCCTGGGCAGCAGCTGCAACAAAGACACCTTCGACAATACGGACTTCCTGAAAACAGGTACCGCCCCTTCCGACGAAGCCATCAACTTTAAAATCACCAACGATAACTCCGGCCTTGTCACCATTACGCCCAACAGCGCCGGCGCTACCGCCTACGATATTTATTTTGGAGACGCCACCACCGACCCGGCACGCGTACTTCCCGGACAAAATACCACCCACATTTATAAAGAAGGCACCTATCCGGTGAAAGTAGTCGCCAGCGGCATTACCGGCCAGAAAACAGAGGTCACCAAACAACTTGTTGTAACATTCCGGGCACCTGAAAGCCTGACCATCACGGCCAACGCCAGCCTGCATGATCTTACAGTGTCGGCCAAAGCGTTGTACGCGACCGGAGGATACAAAGTGTACTTCGGCGATGCGGCCAATGAAGTACCAGTATTGATCGCTGAAGGTGCCAGTGTTACACATACCTACGCCCAGGCCGGCAAATACCAGGTGAAGGTGGAAGCCCTCAGCGGAGGCGCCGCCAGCACCGCGGCCACCAAAGAAGTGACGATCTACAACGCGCTCACCCTGCCCATGACATTTGAACAACCAGATATCAATTACGCATGGGGCGATTTCGGCGGCAGCGTTACCTCCGTTATTCCCAATCCATACCCTGGCGGCATTAATACCAGCGCCACCGTTGGCAAAATCATCAAAACAAAAGACCAGACCTGGGCCGGCAATTATATCGTCATGAGCAGCCCTATGGATTTCACCACTACCAAAAAGTTCAAAGTAAAAGTATATTCCTGGCGGCCCGGCCTGCGCGTCCTGTTGCAACTGGAAAGAAACGGCGACAACTCCTTCATGGAAAATACGGAAGCCGTTACCACGCAAGCCAATACCTGGGAAGAGCTGACCTTCGACTTCAGCAGTAAAATTACAGACAACAGCAAAAAACTACAGAACATCCTGTTCTTCCTGGACAATGGTACTCAGGGGGATGGCAGCCAGAACTACACCATCCTGTTTGACGACATCGTATTAACCAACTAA